The proteins below are encoded in one region of Oryzias melastigma strain HK-1 linkage group LG7, ASM292280v2, whole genome shotgun sequence:
- the wdr13 gene encoding WD repeat-containing protein 13: MAAVWQQVLAVDARYNAYRTPTFPQFRTQYIRRRSQLLRENAKCGFEPGLRRHYLKLRSQLLALRYGPLSEQSSFRASSVRSSRTTLDRMEDFEEDPRAQGARGHRRSVSRGSYQLQAQMNRAVYDERPPGSLVPTSVAEASRAMAGDTTLSENYAFAGMHHIFDQHVDSAVPRLQFANDDKHLLACCSLDATLSIMMLSPPPASVKVTLKGHAGPVTDFAWSLSNDIIVSTSLDGTLRIWNTEDGRCIREVRDPDSSELLCCTFQPMNNNLTVVGNGKNHLQVVNISTGKKVKGGSSKLTGRVLSLSFDAPGRILWAGDDRGSIFSFLFDMATGKLTKAKRLVVSEGTSICSISARSWISREARDPSLLVNACLNKLLLYRVVDNEGTLQLKRSFPIQHGSQPVRSIFCPLMSFRQGACVVTGSEDGCVYFFDVERNTKAIVNKLQGHGGPVLDVSFNCDESLLASSDSTGMVIIWRREQK; this comes from the exons ATGGCAGCAGTTTGGCAGCAGGTGTTGGCCGTGGACGCAAG GTACAATGCTTACCGCACGCCCACCTTCCCACAGTTCCGAACTCAGTACATCCGCCGACGCAGCCAGCTGCTCAGAGAGAACGCCAAGTGTGGCTTTGAGCCAGGGCTGCGCAGGCATTACCTGAAGCTGCGCAGTCAGCTGTTGGCCCTGCGCTATGGGCCCCTGTCTGAGCAGAGCAGCTTCAGGGCCAGCAGTGTGCGCAGCTCCCGCACCACACTGGACCGCATGGAG GACTTTGAGGAGGACCCCCGTGCCCAAGGGGCTCGAGGTCATCGCCGCTCTGTCAGCAGAGGTTCATACCAGCTACAGGCCCAGATGAACAGAGCCGTCTATGATGAGAG GCCTCCGGGCAGCTTGGTGCCCACGTCAGTGGCGGAGGCCAGTCGTGCTATGGCAGGAGACACAACTTTGAGTGAAAACTATGCTTTTGCTGGCATGCACCACATATTTGATCAACATGTTGACTCTGCTG TCCCTCGTCTGCAGTTTGCCAACGATGACAAGCACCTCCTGGCCTGCTGCTCGTTGGATGCCACGCTGTCTATTATGATGTTGTCTCCCCCTCCTGCAAGCGTGAAGGTGACCCTGAAAGGCCACGCCGGTCCCGTTACCGACTTCGCCTGGTCTCTGAGCAATGACATCATCGTGTCGACGTCATTGGATGGGACCCTGCGCATTTGGAACACGGAGGACGGTCGGTGCATTCGAGAGGTCAGGGACCCAGACTCCAGtgagctgctctgctgcacCTTCCAGCCCATGAACAACAACCTAACAGTG GTTGGAAATGGCAAGAACCACCTGCAGGTGGTTAACATCTCCACTGGGAAGAAGGTGAAGGGGGGCTCCAGCAAGCTGACGGGCCGCGTGCTGTCGCTCTCCTTTGACGCTCCGGGGAGGATCCTTTGGGCTGGGGATGACAGAGGGAGCATCTTCTCCTTCCTCTTTGACATGGCGACTG GAAAGCTAACCAAAGCCAAGCGTCTGGTGGTGAGTGAGGGCACCTCCATCTGCAGCATATCTGCTCGCTCCTGGATCAGCCGAGAGGCCAGAGACCCCTCCCTGCTGGTCAATGCGTGTTTAAATAAACTTCTGCTGTACAG AGTGGTGGACAATGAAGGGACACTACAGCTAAAGAGGAGCTTCCCCATCCAGCACGGCTCTCAACCCGTTCGTAGCATCTTCTGCCCTCTCATGTCTTTCAGACAAGGAGCCTGTGTAG TAACCGGGAGTGAGGACGGCTGCGTCTACTTCTTTGACGTGGAGCGCAACACCAAGGCCATAGTTAACAAGTTGCAAGGTCACGGGGGTCCTGTTTTGGACGTGAGCTTCAACTGTGACGAGAGCTTGCTGGCTTCGTCCGATTCCACCGGCATGGTCATCATCTGGAGGCGGGAGCAGAAGTGA
- the LOC112159070 gene encoding probable G-protein coupled receptor 173, whose product MTNQSFAIDGPGGLVAMAAFHGGIGTRSSSSDNSSSTGISSTDLSAYFKLIFLGLIICVSLVGNLLISMLVLRDRTLHKAPYFFLLDLCLADAVRSAACFPFVLVSVHNSSAWTYSALSCKVVAFMAVLFCFHAAFMLFCVAVTRYLAIAHHRFYAKRMTIWTCAAIICMVWTLAVAMAFPPVFDVGTYKFISDEDQCIFEHRYLKNNDTLGFMLMLAVVVLATHGFYAKLLLFEYRHRKMKPVQLVPAISQNWTFHGPGATGQAAANWIAGFGRGPMPPTLLGIRQNLHNQHRRLLGMEEVRSERRLGRMFYTITLLFLVLWAPYIVACFWRVFVQSCTIPHRYLSITVWMSFAQAGVNPIFCLLLNEDLRKVLRAHLPTYWRTKQHLPQDEAYCIM is encoded by the coding sequence ATGACTAACCAGAGCTTCGCCATTGATGGCCCTGGCGGTTTGGTGGCGATGGCGGCTTTCCATGGTGGAATAGGAACaagaagcagcagcagtgataacagcagcagcacaggAATCTCCTCCACTGATTTGTCTGCCTACTTCAAACTGATCTTTTTGGGGCTGATCATTTGCGTCAGCCTTGTAGGGAACCTCTTAATCTCCATGCTGGTGCTGCGAGACAGGACACTCCACAAGGCTCCATATTTCTTTCTTCTGGACCTGTGCCTGGCCGATGCAGTTCGGTCTGCTGCCTGCTTCCCCTTCGTGCTGGTCTCCGTCCACAACAGCTCTGCCTGGACTTACAGTGCCCTGAGTTGTAAGGTCGTGGCGTTCATGGCTGTGCTCTTTTGTTTTCACGCGGCCTTTATGCTGTTCTGTGTGGCTGTCACTCGCTACCTTGCCATCGCCCATCACCGTTTCTACGCCAAACGCATGACCATCTGGACCTGCGCCGCCATCATTTGCATGGTGTGGACCCTGGCGGTGGCCATGGCCTTCCCACCTGTCTTCGACGTGGGGACCTACAAGTTCATCAGTGACGAAGACCAGTGCATTTTCGAACATCGCTACCTGAAGAACAACGACACCCTGGGATTCATGCTCATGCTTGCTGTTGTGGTTCTGGCCACCCACGGCTTCTACGCCAAGCTGCTGTTGTTTGAATACAGACACCGCAAGATGAAACCTGTCCAGCTAGTGCCAGCTATTAGCCAAAACTGGACCTTCCACGGTCCTGGGGCCACGGGGCAAGCTGCGGCCAACTGGATTGCAGGGTTCGGTCGTGGCCCCATGCCACCCACTCTGCTGGGCATCAGGCAAAATTTACACAATCAGCACCGGCGGCTGCTTGGGATGGAGGAAGTGAGGTCAGAGAGGAGGCTGGGCAGGATGTTCTACACCATCACCTTGCTTTTCCTGGTCCTCTGGGCACCCTACATCGTGGCGTGCTTCTGGAGGGTCTTTGTCCAGTCATGCACCATCCCCCACAGGTACCTTTCCATCACAGTGTGGATGAGCTTTGCCCAAGCTGGAGTCAACCCCATCTTTTGCCTCTTGCTCAACGAGGACCTGAGGAAAGTGCTGAGAGCTCACTTGCCTACCTACTGGAGGACTAAACAACACCTACCCCAAGATGAGGCCTACTGCATAATGTGA
- the LOC112159822 gene encoding uncharacterized protein LOC112159822: MAHNCCVNGCKNRYSPASQIKFYRIPSGNRVFQAERRQLWLDAIQKSNGNTNNINQHSRICGDHFISGEASPDPDMPDYVPSVFTSPKQRPNPKRKRVEWIYRFKKRRRRAANAGTENKSLSGQNSSEKCKSSASVPHENGFSEKEKVELQTEESSTKTICLRSSSKPNPVSSSLTESTGIPEPQQMSPVVVLKSVLLPAGGFRCDLCHQTLKDISEFINHYQLHHVQPPTVTDEPPEMAEATGNGEEPATADAMETSETKDREAPAVEPPFIPKDEPSFPCNMCDRSFTTSQNLKRHKLLHVKDGRKCLKCGALFCRRHRHLLFQPRVEPMKEPKEDSVSEEEKKEEEVEEEKEKLVVVKKEEPLEPSPTTENNRPIKVEPIEAAETINKPQIAPLPQLQRHIPVICVLPLPRITQIVPKPLPLSLPLNIKTPVTSPNPPAIPPAPTGSNNSKLPTLDPNSPPEVHPQLPPSLELFSPQRLTSSLLEVKRNYDYILSKPKKLPDLVGKKPVEPFHFLPSQKQVSQVKREKVAYDIEIML; encoded by the exons atggCGCATAATTGCTGCGTAAATGGTTGCAAAAATCGATACTCGCCGGCCAGTCAGATCAAGTTTTACAGGATTCCCTCCGGAAATCGAGTGTTTCAAGCCGAAAGACGGCAGTTATGGTTAGATGCTATCCAAAAATCGAACGGCAACACCAACAACATAAACCAACACAGTCGGATCTGTGGCGATCATTTTATCTCCG gagAGGCGTCCCCTGACCCCGACATGCCCGACTATGTTCCCTCAGTGTTTACAAGCCCAAAGCAGAGGCCGAACCCGAAGAGGAAAAGAGTGGAATG gaTTTATCGCTTCAAAAAAAGGCGTCGCCGTGCAGCCAATGCAGGGACGGAGAATAAAAGTTTGTCTGGACAAAACTCctctgaaaaatgtaaatcatcTGCTTCAGTGCCACATGAAAatggtttttcagaaaaagag AAAGTGGAATTGCAGACTGAAGAATCTTCAACAAAAACTATTTGTCTACGAAGTTCATCAAAACCAAACCCTGTGTCATCATCACTAACGGAATCGACAGGCATCCCAGAACCACAGCAGATGAGTCCGGTGGTCGTCCTGAAGTCTGTACTTTTACCAGCAGGTGGTTTTCGTTGTGATCTTTGCCATCAGACCTTAAAGGATATATCAGAATTCATAAACCACTACCAACTCCACCACGTACAGCCGCCCACTGTCACAGATGAGCCACCTGAGATGGCTGAAGCCACAGGAAACGGGGAGGAACCTGCGACAGCTGACGCCATGGAAACCAGTGAGACGAAAGATAGGGAGGCACCTGCGGTGGAGCCCCCGTTCATTCCCAAAGATGAGCCGTCGTTTCCGTGTAACATGTGCGACCGCTCGTTCACCACGAGTCAGAACCTGAAGCGTCACAAACTGCTGCACGTCAAAGATGGAAGAAAGTGCCTCAAATGTGGCGCTCTATTCTGCCGACGCCACAGACACCTTCTCTTCCAGCCCCGGGTCGAGCCTATGAAGGAGCCTAAGGAGGACTCTGTTTCtgaagaggagaagaaggaggaggaggtggaagaagagaaggagaagttggTGGTGGTGAAAAAGGAGGAACCTTTAGAGCCCAGCCCGACTACTGAAAACAACCGACCAATTAAGGTGGAGCCAATTGAAGCTGCAGAAACAATCAACAAGCCTCAGATCGCACCGTTACCTCAGCTTCAACGCCATATTCCTGTCATCTGTGTTTTGCCTTTACCCCGAATTACACAAATCGTGCCAAAGCCCCTCCCCCTGTCTCTGCCCTTAAACATCAAAACACCTGTGACATCACCAAACCCCCCCGCCATCCCGCCTGCTCCGACAGGCTCGAATAACTCCAAGTTGCCGACACTTGACCCCAATAGTCCCCCTGAAGTGCACCCACAACTGCCCCCCTCCCTGGAGCTCTTCTCGCCTCAGCGCCTCACCTCCTCGCTGCTCGAAGTCAAAAGAAACTATGATTATATTCTGAGCAAGCCGAAAAAGCTGCCGGATCTTGTGGGGAAGAAGCCTGTAGAGCCGTTCCATTTTTTACCGAGTCAGAAGCAGGTCTCTCAagtcaaaagagaaaaagttgcTTATGACATCGAGATCATGTTGTAA
- the LOC112159828 gene encoding protein-serine O-palmitoleoyltransferase porcupine, with amino-acid sequence MMGVFSRQKFFQELTHGCLLPTAQQGLEQVWQLLVICLLCRLLWMFGLPAFVKHLGTVAGGFYTLYLFFELHMIWVVLLSLLCYLFLFLCRHSTIRGTFLSITVLIYLLLGELHMMDTTNWHKMRGSQMVVAMKAISLAFDLDRGVVTSVPSPIEFMGYIYFVGTVIFGPWISFSSYKEALEGRKLSFQWLLKVSVSWIKSQICLVISNCVAPYLFPYFIPVYGDKLLRSKKRRKVRGTLAKWLLAYENTMSFHFSNYFVGYLSETTTTLAGAGFSEEKENLKWDMSVSKPLSIEFPRSTVEVVTSWNLPMSRFLHTYVFKSALRFGTFSAVMLTYAACALLHGLSFHLGAVLISLGFITYIEHALRKRLAVIFNACVLSKKCYPSCKHKNKKELWVYMINIAFSALAILHMTYLGSVFNSSEDYMEEDEDEITHHTVQKWSELSWTSHWVTFGCWIFYRLLL; translated from the exons ATGATGGGAGTGTTCAGCCGGCAGAAGTTTTTCCAGGAGCTCACTCACGGCTGCCTGCTGCCGACAGCTCAGCAGGGCCTGGAGCAAGTGTGGCAGCTGCTGGTTATCTGCCTGCTCTGTCGGCTGCTCTGGATGTTTG GTCTTCCTGCTTTTGTGAAGCATCTGGGCACGGTGGCTGGAGGTTTCTACACCCTTTACCTGTTCTTTGAGCTGCACATGATCTGGGTGGTGCTGCTCAGCCTTCTCTGCTACCTCTTTCTCTTTCTGTGTCGTCACTCCACCATCCGAGGGACCTTCCTCTCCATCACCGTGCTCATTTACCTTCTGCTGGG AGAACTTCACATGATGGATACTACCAACTGGCACAAGATGAGAG GATCACAGATGGTGGTGGCCATGAAGGCCATCTCTCTGGCGTTTGATTTGGACCGAGGCGTGGTGACCAGCGTCCCCTCACCCATCGAGTTCATGGGCTACATTTACTTTGTGGGCACCGTCATCTTCGGGCCCTGGATCAGCTTCAGCAGCTACAAAGAAGCTCTAGAAGGACGTAAGCTG AGCTTTCAGTGGCTTCTAAAAGTGTCAGTTAGTTGGATCAAGAGCCAAATCTGCCTGGTTATTTCCAACTGTGTGGCGCCCTACCTGTTCCCCTATTTCATACCTGTCTATGGAGACAAGCTGTTAAGAAG caagaagaggaggaaggtcAG AGGGACGCTGGCAAA GTGGCTGCTGGCGTATGAGAACACAATGTCTTTCCACTTCAGCAATTATTTTGTCGGCTACTTGAGCGAGACTACGACGACGCTGGCAGGGGCGGGCTTCTCTGAGGAGAAAGAGAACCTCAAatg ggaCATGAGTGTCTCCAAGCCGCTCAGCATAGAGTTTCCCCGCTCCACGGTGGAGGTCGTGACATCATGGAATCTGCCCATGTCTCGCTTTCTGCACACCT atgtttttaaaagtgcGCTCAGATTTGGGACCTTCTCTGCAGTCATGTTGACATATGCAGCCTGCGCCCTTCTGCAT GGTTTAAGTTTCCATCTCGGGGCAGTGCTGATATCTCTGGGCTTCATTACATACATTGAACACG caTTGCGGAAGAGGCTTGCAGTCATCTTTAATGCATGTGTGCTGTCAAAGAAATGTTATCCAAGCTGcaaacacaagaacaaaaag gAGCTATGGGTGTACATGATTAACATAGCATTCAGTGCTTTAGCCATTCTTCACATGACCTACCTGGGCTCTGTGTTCAACTCCAGCGAGGATTACATGGAAGAAGATGAG GACGAGATCACCCATCACACCGTTCAGAAGTGGTCCGAGCTGAGCTGGACCAGTCACTGGGTCACTTTTGGATGCTGGATATTTTACCGCCTCCTTCTGTAA